The following proteins come from a genomic window of Girardinichthys multiradiatus isolate DD_20200921_A chromosome 8, DD_fGirMul_XY1, whole genome shotgun sequence:
- the LOC124873031 gene encoding sphingosine 1-phosphate receptor 3-like: MEELQMNIIHLHYNHTGKLDHRLPSSNTNQGTLDITTIVLLIICSFIVLENLTVLVAIWRNHRFHNRMYFFIGNLALCDLLAGVAYLVNLLLSGHKTFHLSPTLWFVREGSMFVALSASIFSLLAIAIERHLTMIKMRPYNANKNYRVFLLIGTCWLIAIILGALPILGWNCIGNLPDCSTVLPLYSKKYVAFCITVFMVLLLVMSVLYTRIYILVKSSSRKVSKHRHSEHAMSLLRTVIIVVGVFIACWTPIFILFLVDVACEQHCPVLYEADWFIALAVLNSAMNPIIYTLASREMRQAFLALVCGICYKAKVSVNGSGNRHSLEPSRSSQNNQNQLRGQETDTGTKEHDDQEGVESDGKD; the protein is encoded by the exons ATGGAGGAACTCCAG ATGAACATCATACACCTTCACTACAACCACACTGGAAAGCTGGACCACCGGCTACCAAGCTCCAACACCAACCAAGGAACTTTGGATATTACAACTATCGTCCTCCTCATCATTTGCAGCTTCATTGTTCTGGAGAACCTCACCGTTTTGGTGGCCATATGGAGGAATCACAGGTTTCACAACCGGATGTACTTCTTCATCGGGAACCTGGCACTGTGCGATCTGCTGGCTGGAGTCGCCTACCTGGTCAACTTGCTCCTCTCTGGACATAAGACTTTTCATCTCTCACCAACTCTGTGGTTTGTTAGAGAGGGCAGCATGTTCGTAGCACTCAGTGCCTCCATCTTCAGTCTCCTGGCCATCGCTATAGAGAGACACCTGACTATGATCAAAATGAGGCCTTATAATGCCAACAAAAACTACAGAGTGTTTCTGCTCATAGGGACCTGCTGGCTGATTGCTATAATTCTTGGAGCTTTACCCATCTTAGGTTGGAACTGCATTGGCAACCTCCCTGACTGCTCTACAGTCCTGCCTCTTTACAGCAAGAAATATGTAGCTTTCTGTATCACAGTTTTCATGGTCTTGCTTTTAGTGATGTCAGTCCTTTACACTCGCATCTACATCCTGGTTAAATCCAGCAGCAGAAAGGTGAGTAAGCACAGACACTCTGAGCACGCAATGTCCCTTCTACGCACCGTCATCATTGTAGTCGGGGTCTTCATCGCCTGCTGGACACCCATCTTCATCCTGTTCCTGGTGGATGTGGCGTGTGAGCAGCACTGCCCAGTCCTTTATGAGGCCGACTGGTTTATTGCACTAGCTGTACTCAACTCAGCCATGAACCCGATCATCTACACGCTGGCCAGCCGTGAGATGAGACAGGCCTTCCTGGCTCTGGTTTGTGGCATTTGCTATAAGGCAAAGGTGTCGGTGAATGGCAGTGGGAATAGGCATTCCCTGGAGCCCAGCCGGAGCAGCCAGAACAACCAGAACCAGCTGAGGGGTCAGGAGACCGACACTGGAACAAAAGAGCATGATGATCAGGAGGGTGTTGAGAGTGATGGGAAAGACTGA
- the LOC124872224 gene encoding sphingosine 1-phosphate receptor 3-like: MNIIHLHYNHTGKLDHQLPSSNTNQGTLDITTIVLLIICSFIVLENLTVLVAIWRNHRFHNRMYFFIGNLALCDLLAGVAYLVNLLLSGHKTFHLSPTLWFVREGSMFVALSASIFSLLAIAIERHLTMIKMRPYNANKNYRVFLLIGTCWLIAIILGALPILGWNCIGNLPDCSTVLPLYSKKYVAFCITVFMVLLLVMSVLYTRIYILVKSSSRKVSKHRHSEHAMSLLRTVIIVVGVFIACWTPIFILLLVDVACEQHCPVLYKAKWFIALAVLNSAMNPIIYTLASREMRRAFLALVCGICYKAKVSVNGSGNRHSLEPSRSRSKSWSSQNNQNQPRDQETDTGTKERDDQEGVESDGKD; encoded by the coding sequence ATGAACATCATACACCTTCACTACAACCACACTGGAAAGCTGGACCACCAGCTACCAAGCTCCAACACCAACCAAGGAACTTTGGATATTACAACTATCGTCCTCCTCATCATTTGCAGCTTCATTGTTCTGGAGAACCTCACCGTTCTGGTGGCCATATGGAGGAACCACAGGTTTCACAACCGGATGTACTTCTTCATCGGGAACCTGGCACTGTGCGATCTGCTGGCTGGAGTCGCCTACCTGGTCAACTTGCTCCTCTCTGGACATAAGACTTTTCATCTCTCACCAACTCTGTGGTTTGTTAGAGAGGGCAGCATGTTCGTAGCACTCAGTGCCTCCATCTTCAGTCTCCTGGCCATCGCTATAGAGAGACACCTGACTATGATCAAAATGAGGCCTTATAATGCCAACAAAAACTACAGAGTGTTTCTGCTCATAGGGACCTGCTGGCTGATTGCTATAATTCTTGGAGCTTTACCCATCTTAGGTTGGAACTGCATTGGCAACCTCCCTGACTGCTCTACAGTCCTGCCTCTTTACAGCAAGAAATATGTAGCTTTCTGTATCACAGTTTTCATGGTCTTGCTTTTAGTGATGTCAGTCCTTTACACTCGCATCTACATCCTGGTTAAATCCAGCAGCAGAAAGGTGAGTAAGCACAGACACTCTGAGCACGCAATGTCCCTTCTACGCACCGTCATCATTGTAGTTGGGGTCTTCATCGCCTGCTGGACACCCATCTTCATCCTTCTCCTGGTGGATGTGGCGTGTGAGCAGCACTGCCCAGTCCTTTATAAGGCCAAGTGGTTTATTGCACTAGCTGTACTCAACTCGGCCATGAACCCAATCATCTACACGCTGGCCAGCCGTGAGATGAGACGGGCCTTCCTGGCTCTGGTTTGTGGCATTTGCTATAAGGCAAAGGTGTCGGTGAATGGCAGTGGGAATAGGCATTCCCTGGAGCCCAGCCGGAGCAGGAGCAAATCATGGAGCAGCCAGAACAACCAGAACCAGCCGAGGGATCAGGAGACCGACACTGGAACAAAAGAGCGTGATGATCAGGAGGGTGTTGAGAGTGATGGGAAAGACTGA